The following proteins come from a genomic window of Citrobacter europaeus:
- the hpt gene encoding hypoxanthine phosphoribosyltransferase yields the protein MKHTVEVMIPEAEIKARIAELGRQINERYKDSGSDMVLVGLLRGSFMFMADLCREVHVSHEVDFMTASSYGSGMSTTRDVKILKDLDEDIRGKDVLIVEDIIDSGNTLSKVREILSLREPKSLAICTLLDKPSRREVDVPVEFIGFSIPDEFVVGYGIDYAQRYRHLPYVGKVVLLDE from the coding sequence ATGAAACATACTGTTGAAGTCATGATCCCGGAAGCGGAGATCAAAGCGCGTATTGCTGAACTGGGACGTCAGATTAACGAACGTTATAAGGACAGCGGCAGCGATATGGTGCTGGTTGGTCTGTTACGCGGCTCATTTATGTTTATGGCGGACCTGTGCCGTGAAGTGCATGTCTCCCACGAAGTCGATTTCATGACTGCATCCAGCTATGGCAGCGGCATGTCTACCACGCGTGATGTTAAAATCCTGAAAGACCTGGATGAAGACATTCGTGGCAAGGACGTGCTGATTGTCGAAGACATCATCGACTCCGGCAACACGCTGTCTAAAGTGCGTGAGATTCTGAGCCTGCGCGAGCCGAAATCCCTGGCTATCTGTACGCTGCTGGATAAACCTTCCCGTCGCGAAGTGGATGTTCCGGTTGAGTTTATCGGATTCTCTATTCCAGATGAGTTTGTTGTCGGCTACGGCATTGACTATGCCCAGCGTTATCGCCATCTGCCGTACGTTGGCAAAGTGGTGCTGCTGGACGAGTAA
- the can gene encoding carbonate dehydratase — MKDIDTLISNNALWSKMLVEEDPGFFGKLAQAQNPRFLWIGCSDSRVPAERLTGLEPGELFVHRNVANLVIHTDLNCLSVVQYAVDVLKVEHIIICGHYGCGGVQAAIENKEQGLIDNWLLHIRDIWFKHSSLLGEMPQERRMDTLCELNVMEQVYNLGHSTIMQSAWKRSQKVTIHGWAYGIHDGLLRNLEVTATNRETLEQRYRSGIANLKLKHVNHK, encoded by the coding sequence ATGAAAGACATAGATACACTCATCAGCAACAATGCACTATGGTCAAAGATGCTGGTAGAAGAGGATCCCGGATTTTTTGGCAAACTCGCGCAAGCGCAAAACCCGCGCTTTCTGTGGATTGGCTGCTCTGACAGCCGCGTACCAGCCGAACGCCTGACCGGCCTTGAGCCTGGCGAACTGTTTGTTCACCGTAACGTGGCCAACCTGGTGATCCATACCGATCTTAACTGTCTTTCTGTCGTTCAGTATGCCGTTGATGTTCTGAAAGTCGAGCATATCATTATTTGCGGCCACTACGGATGCGGCGGCGTCCAGGCAGCGATTGAAAATAAAGAACAGGGGCTGATTGATAACTGGTTACTGCACATCCGGGATATCTGGTTCAAACATAGCTCACTGTTGGGCGAAATGCCGCAGGAACGTCGCATGGACACCCTGTGCGAACTCAACGTCATGGAGCAGGTATATAACCTGGGCCATTCAACCATCATGCAATCCGCGTGGAAGCGCAGCCAGAAAGTTACCATTCACGGCTGGGCGTATGGTATTCACGACGGGCTGCTGCGCAATCTGGAAGTGACCGCCACCAACCGCGAAACACTGGAGCAGCGTTACCGCTCGGGAATTGCCAATCTCAAGCTCAAGCATGTGAATCATAAATAA
- a CDS encoding ABC transporter ATP-binding protein — MTIALELQQLKKTYPGGVQALRGIDLQVEAGDFYALLGPNGAGKSTTIGIISSLVNKTSGRVSVFGYDLDKDTVNAKRQLGLVPQEFNFNPFETVQQIVVNQAGYYGVEHKEAVKRSEIYLKQLDLWEKRNERARMLSGGMKRRLMIARALMHQPKLLILDEPTAGVDIELRRSMWGFLKDLNDKGTTIILTTHYLEEAEMLCRNIGIIQHGELVENTSMKSLLSKLKSETFILDLAPKSPLPKLEGYQYRLVDTSTLEVEVLREQGVNSVFSQLSAQGVQVLSMRNKANRLEELFVSLVHEKQGDRA, encoded by the coding sequence ATGACCATTGCTCTGGAACTTCAACAACTTAAAAAAACCTATCCCGGTGGCGTTCAGGCGCTACGCGGCATAGATTTGCAAGTCGAAGCGGGTGATTTTTATGCGCTTTTGGGACCGAATGGCGCAGGTAAATCTACCACCATCGGCATTATCAGTTCGCTGGTGAATAAAACTTCCGGACGGGTAAGCGTCTTCGGCTACGATCTCGATAAAGATACGGTTAACGCTAAACGTCAGCTTGGTCTGGTGCCACAGGAGTTTAACTTTAACCCGTTTGAAACCGTGCAGCAGATCGTGGTCAACCAGGCAGGCTACTACGGCGTTGAGCATAAAGAAGCCGTTAAGCGTAGCGAAATATATCTAAAACAGCTCGACTTGTGGGAAAAACGTAACGAACGTGCGCGTATGCTTTCCGGCGGGATGAAACGTCGTCTGATGATCGCGCGGGCGCTGATGCATCAGCCAAAACTGTTGATTCTCGATGAGCCGACGGCGGGCGTCGACATTGAGCTGCGTCGTTCAATGTGGGGCTTTTTAAAAGATTTAAACGACAAAGGCACCACGATTATTCTGACCACCCACTATCTCGAAGAAGCGGAAATGCTGTGTCGTAATATCGGTATTATTCAGCACGGCGAGCTGGTGGAAAATACCTCCATGAAGAGCCTGCTCTCTAAACTGAAATCCGAAACTTTTATCCTCGATCTGGCGCCGAAAAGCCCGCTGCCAAAACTGGAAGGTTATCAGTACCGGCTGGTGGATACCTCCACGCTGGAAGTGGAAGTTCTGCGTGAACAGGGGGTCAACAGCGTGTTCTCACAGCTGAGCGCCCAGGGGGTACAGGTATTGAGTATGCGCAACAAGGCGAACCGACTGGAGGAACTGTTTGTTTCCCTGGTGCATGAAAAACAAGGAGATCGCGCATGA
- a CDS encoding ABC transporter permease, with protein MMQLYWVALKSIWAKEIHRFMRIWIQTLVPPVITMTLYFIIFGNLIGSRIGEMHGFSYMQFIVPGLIMMAVITNSYANVASSFFSAKFQRNIEELLVAPVPTHVIIAGFVGGGVARGLCVGILVTAISLFFVPFQVHSWVFVALTLVLTAVLFSLAGLLNAVFAKTFDDISLIPTFVLTPLTYLGGVFYSLTLLPPFWQGLSHLNPIVYMISGFRYGFLGIHDVPLVTTFGVLVVFIAAFYLLCWYLIQRGRGLRS; from the coding sequence ATGATGCAGCTTTACTGGGTAGCGCTGAAAAGCATCTGGGCGAAAGAGATCCACCGCTTTATGCGGATCTGGATCCAAACGCTGGTTCCTCCGGTCATTACCATGACGCTCTATTTTATTATCTTCGGTAATTTGATCGGCTCGCGTATCGGTGAAATGCACGGTTTTAGCTACATGCAGTTTATCGTGCCGGGGCTGATTATGATGGCGGTGATCACCAACTCGTACGCTAACGTGGCATCGTCATTCTTTAGCGCCAAGTTTCAGCGCAATATTGAAGAACTGCTGGTCGCCCCGGTGCCGACGCACGTGATCATCGCCGGTTTTGTCGGCGGCGGCGTGGCGCGCGGCCTGTGCGTAGGCATTCTGGTCACGGCTATCTCACTGTTCTTCGTGCCGTTCCAGGTGCACTCGTGGGTCTTTGTAGCGCTTACGCTGGTGCTGACGGCGGTGTTGTTCTCGCTGGCCGGATTGTTGAACGCGGTTTTCGCTAAAACCTTTGACGATATCAGCCTGATCCCGACTTTCGTGCTGACGCCGCTGACCTATCTGGGTGGCGTGTTCTATTCGTTAACGCTGCTGCCGCCTTTCTGGCAGGGACTGTCGCATCTGAACCCGATTGTCTACATGATTAGCGGTTTCCGCTACGGCTTCCTGGGTATTCATGATGTTCCGCTGGTCACCACGTTTGGCGTGCTGGTGGTGTTCATTGCAGCGTTTTACCTGCTGTGCTGGTACCTGATTCAGCGCGGACGCGGCCTGCGTAGCTAA
- a CDS encoding PTS sugar transporter subunit IIA, with product MLGWVITCHDDKAQDMLHRLEKKYGPLVQCQAVSFWRGLSSNMLSRMMCHALHATDSGEGVIFLTDMAGAAPYRVASLMSHKHSQCEVISGISYPLLERMISSRESMSSSAFRDCIVALGGPEVSSLWHQQQKNPPFVLKHDLYEY from the coding sequence ATGTTAGGTTGGGTAATTACCTGTCATGACGATAAGGCACAGGACATGCTGCATCGTCTGGAGAAAAAGTACGGCCCGTTGGTCCAATGCCAGGCGGTAAGCTTTTGGCGTGGACTCAGTTCGAATATGCTAAGCCGCATGATGTGTCATGCCCTGCATGCCACCGACTCAGGCGAGGGCGTGATCTTCCTGACGGATATGGCCGGGGCCGCGCCTTACCGCGTCGCTTCGTTAATGAGCCACAAACATTCCCAGTGTGAAGTGATTTCAGGTATCAGCTATCCATTGCTTGAGCGAATGATATCGTCGCGGGAATCGATGAGCAGTTCTGCGTTTCGCGATTGCATCGTCGCGCTTGGCGGGCCTGAAGTCTCTAGCCTGTGGCACCAACAACAGAAAAATCCCCCGTTCGTGTTGAAGCATGATTTGTATGAGTATTAA
- a CDS encoding polysaccharide deacetylase family protein, giving the protein MVMRVLLVVVLLFSGSVAAALPARYMQTTEAAAVWAQIGNKMVTVGNIRAGQILAVEPIAADYYEFTFGFGTGFIDKGHLEPVQGRQKVDDGLGDLNKPLSNQSLVTWKDTPVYNAPDVGSAPFGVLADNLRYPVISKLKDRLNQTWYQIRIGGRLAYISALDAQEDNGIPVLTYHHILRDEENTRFRHTSTTTSVRAFSNQMAWLHDRGYTTLTMYQLEGYIRNNMNLPARAVVLTFDDGLKSVSRYAYPILKQHGMKATAFIISSRIKRHPQKWDPKSLQFMSLSELNEIRDVFDFQSHTHFLHRVDASHRPILLSRSYHNILFDFARSRRALSQFNPHVLYLSYPFGGYNATAVKAAGDAGFHMAVTTVRGKVKPGDNPFLLKRLYILRTDSLETMSRLIVNQPQG; this is encoded by the coding sequence ATGGTTATGCGCGTTCTGCTTGTTGTAGTGCTCCTGTTCTCTGGCAGCGTCGCCGCGGCTTTGCCTGCTCGCTATATGCAAACCACCGAAGCGGCCGCCGTATGGGCGCAGATTGGCAATAAGATGGTGACGGTCGGGAATATTCGCGCCGGGCAGATCCTTGCCGTTGAGCCCATCGCGGCAGACTATTACGAATTTACCTTTGGCTTTGGCACCGGATTTATTGATAAGGGACATCTGGAGCCGGTTCAGGGGCGGCAGAAAGTTGACGATGGTCTGGGCGATCTCAATAAACCCCTCAGCAATCAAAGCCTGGTGACCTGGAAAGATACGCCGGTGTATAACGCTCCGGATGTCGGTAGCGCTCCGTTTGGCGTGCTGGCGGATAATCTGCGATATCCGGTTATCAGCAAGCTTAAAGACCGTCTCAACCAGACCTGGTACCAGATCCGCATCGGCGGCAGACTGGCCTACATTAGCGCGCTGGATGCGCAGGAAGACAACGGTATCCCGGTGTTAACCTATCACCATATTCTGCGCGATGAAGAGAACACCCGCTTTCGTCACACCTCCACGACAACCTCCGTACGCGCCTTCAGCAACCAGATGGCCTGGCTCCACGACCGCGGCTATACCACGTTGACGATGTACCAACTGGAAGGCTATATCCGCAACAATATGAACCTCCCGGCGCGGGCGGTGGTGCTGACTTTTGATGATGGGCTGAAGTCGGTGAGCCGTTATGCTTACCCGATTCTGAAGCAGCACGGCATGAAGGCAACGGCGTTTATCATCTCCTCACGCATCAAGCGCCACCCGCAGAAGTGGGATCCGAAATCGCTGCAGTTTATGAGCCTCTCTGAACTGAACGAGATCCGCGACGTGTTCGACTTCCAGTCGCATACTCATTTTTTACATCGGGTGGATGCCAGTCACCGGCCAATCCTGCTGAGTCGCAGCTATCACAACATTCTGTTTGATTTTGCCCGTTCGCGCCGGGCGCTGTCCCAGTTTAATCCTCACGTCCTGTATCTTTCCTATCCGTTTGGCGGTTATAACGCTACGGCGGTAAAAGCGGCAGGCGACGCGGGATTCCATATGGCGGTCACCACGGTGAGAGGGAAGGTTAAGCCGGGGGATAATCCGTTCTTATTGAAAAGGCTTTATATTTTAAGAACGGATTCGCTGGAGACGATGTCGCGGCTGATAGTCAATCAGCCGCAGGGGTAA
- the panD gene encoding aspartate 1-decarboxylase produces the protein MIRTMLQGKLHRVKVTQADLHYEGSCAIDQDFLDASGILENEAIDIWNVTNGKRFSTYAIAAERGSRIISVNGAAAHCAEVGDIVIIASFVTMSDEEARTWRPKVAYFEGDNEMKRTAKAIPVQVA, from the coding sequence ATGATTCGCACCATGCTGCAAGGCAAGCTCCACCGCGTAAAAGTTACGCAGGCGGACCTGCACTACGAAGGCTCCTGCGCCATCGACCAGGATTTCCTCGATGCCTCTGGTATTCTGGAAAACGAAGCTATTGATATCTGGAACGTGACCAACGGTAAACGTTTCTCAACCTATGCGATTGCGGCTGAACGCGGCTCCAGAATCATCTCGGTGAACGGCGCGGCGGCGCACTGTGCTGAAGTTGGCGACATTGTGATTATCGCCAGCTTCGTCACCATGTCTGATGAAGAAGCCCGTACCTGGCGTCCGAAAGTCGCCTACTTTGAAGGCGACAACGAGATGAAGCGTACCGCGAAAGCCATTCCGGTACAGGTTGCCTGA
- the panC gene encoding pantoate--beta-alanine ligase — translation MLIIETLPLLRQHIRRLRQEGKRVALVPTMGNLHDGHMKLVDEAKARADVVIVSIFVNPMQFDRPDDLVRYPRTLQEDCEKLNKRKVDYVFAPAVEEIYPQGLEGQTFVDVPGLSTMLEGASRPGHFRGVATIVSKLFNLIQPDIACFGEKDFQQLALIRKMVADMGYDIEIVGVPIIRAKDGLALSSRNGYLTTEQRKIAPGLHKVMNGIAEKLIAGNRELQEIIAIAEQELNEKGFRADDIQIRDADTLQELTETSKRAVILAAAWLGQARLIDNQSVTLAQ, via the coding sequence GTGTTGATTATTGAAACCCTGCCGCTGCTGCGCCAGCATATTCGCCGTCTGCGTCAGGAAGGCAAACGCGTCGCCCTGGTTCCCACTATGGGCAACCTGCACGACGGCCATATGAAGTTGGTCGATGAGGCAAAAGCCCGGGCCGATGTGGTCATCGTCAGCATTTTCGTCAATCCGATGCAGTTTGACCGGCCGGACGATCTGGTACGTTATCCGCGCACGCTGCAGGAAGACTGCGAAAAGCTGAACAAACGCAAAGTCGATTATGTATTTGCCCCAGCCGTGGAAGAAATTTATCCGCAGGGTCTGGAAGGCCAGACTTTCGTTGATGTTCCCGGCCTCTCCACCATGCTGGAAGGCGCCAGCCGTCCAGGCCACTTCCGTGGCGTTGCCACGATCGTCAGCAAGCTGTTTAACCTGATCCAGCCAGATATCGCCTGCTTCGGTGAGAAAGATTTCCAACAACTTGCGCTGATCCGCAAAATGGTGGCGGATATGGGTTATGACATTGAGATCGTTGGCGTGCCGATTATCCGCGCCAAAGATGGTCTGGCGCTTAGCTCACGTAACGGTTATCTGACCACAGAGCAGCGCAAAATTGCGCCAGGTCTGCACAAAGTGATGAACGGCATCGCTGAAAAACTGATTGCGGGTAATCGTGAGCTGCAAGAGATTATTGCCATTGCCGAGCAGGAACTGAATGAAAAAGGCTTCCGTGCCGACGACATTCAAATCCGTGATGCCGACACGCTACAGGAACTGACGGAAACCAGTAAACGCGCGGTGATTCTGGCCGCCGCCTGGCTGGGTCAGGCGCGCCTGATCGATAATCAAAGCGTTACATTAGCCCAGTAG
- the panB gene encoding 3-methyl-2-oxobutanoate hydroxymethyltransferase, protein MSKPTTIAVLQKCKQEKKRFATITAYDYSFAKLFADVGLNVMLVGDSLGMTVQGHDSTLPVTVEDIAYHTRAVRRGAPNCLLLADLPFMAYATPEQTFENAAIVMRAGANMVKIEGGAWLTDTVKMLTERAVPVCGHLGLTPQSVNIFGGYKIQGRGDAGQVLLDDALALEAAGAQLLVLECVPVELAKRVTEALSIPVIGIGAGNVTDGQILVMHDAFGITGGHVPKFAKNFLAEAGDMRAAVRQYMAEVESGVYPGEEHSFH, encoded by the coding sequence ATGAGCAAACCCACTACTATCGCTGTGCTGCAGAAATGCAAACAAGAGAAAAAGCGCTTCGCAACAATCACCGCCTACGACTATAGCTTTGCCAAACTGTTCGCCGACGTTGGTCTCAACGTGATGCTGGTTGGCGATTCGCTGGGCATGACGGTACAGGGGCACGACTCCACCCTGCCGGTCACCGTGGAAGATATCGCCTATCACACCCGCGCCGTACGCCGTGGCGCGCCCAACTGTCTGCTGCTCGCCGACCTGCCGTTTATGGCTTACGCCACGCCGGAGCAGACATTTGAAAATGCCGCCATCGTGATGCGCGCGGGCGCGAATATGGTCAAAATCGAAGGTGGCGCCTGGCTTACGGATACCGTAAAAATGCTCACCGAACGCGCGGTGCCGGTTTGCGGTCATCTGGGATTAACCCCCCAGTCGGTGAATATCTTCGGCGGCTATAAAATTCAAGGCCGCGGCGACGCCGGACAGGTACTGCTGGATGATGCGCTGGCCTTAGAAGCCGCGGGCGCTCAGTTGCTGGTACTCGAGTGCGTGCCGGTGGAACTGGCGAAGCGCGTCACTGAGGCGCTGTCGATTCCGGTAATCGGCATTGGCGCGGGCAACGTCACCGACGGTCAGATCCTGGTGATGCACGATGCGTTTGGCATCACCGGCGGTCATGTTCCAAAATTCGCGAAAAATTTCCTTGCCGAAGCGGGCGACATGCGCGCCGCCGTACGGCAGTATATGGCTGAAGTGGAGTCCGGCGTTTATCCGGGCGAAGAACACAGTTTCCATTAA
- a CDS encoding fimbrial protein → MMRLRRFTLSALIPGLATALVVAPLYADTNVDFTATVQKDTCQIEINGSGTVNFATVGPAYFADGISAESDYKGGEEFSIKLLSCPVSDGAMTNVTFEFTPQSGQFAAGNQQVFANELTQSAGGADNVGVVIFTTDAPRKNVLNTDGTSRATFNATAYSDTTWTFYSRMQKILDSGTVTPGELNSRVLVNVKYE, encoded by the coding sequence ATGATGCGTTTGCGTAGATTCACACTCTCCGCGTTAATTCCAGGGCTGGCAACAGCCCTGGTTGTCGCGCCGCTGTATGCCGACACCAACGTGGATTTCACCGCCACCGTGCAGAAGGATACCTGCCAGATAGAAATTAATGGCAGTGGAACGGTAAATTTCGCAACCGTAGGTCCCGCCTATTTCGCTGACGGCATTTCCGCCGAAAGCGACTATAAGGGGGGAGAAGAGTTCTCCATTAAGCTCCTGAGCTGCCCGGTCAGCGACGGGGCCATGACCAATGTGACGTTTGAATTCACGCCGCAAAGCGGGCAGTTTGCCGCGGGTAATCAGCAGGTGTTTGCCAATGAGCTCACCCAGAGCGCAGGCGGAGCAGACAACGTCGGCGTGGTGATCTTTACCACGGACGCCCCGCGTAAGAATGTGTTGAATACGGATGGCACATCGCGAGCAACCTTTAACGCAACGGCCTACAGCGATACCACCTGGACCTTTTACTCCAGAATGCAAAAAATTCTTGATAGCGGCACGGTGACGCCAGGTGAGTTAAACAGTCGCGTATTGGTGAATGTAAAATACGAATAA
- a CDS encoding fimbrial protein: MKKQFLRGLIFGALATMGTGVSTLAQADGTASLDLTVEANITAGTCSASVVDGETATATIGLGNVYISEVWAKSKSKPFSLRFSDCAGLKDKTAKLRITPSNTLCTGGSSNNPEFANNSASETKAAKTGIEIWSTATPAGSGSVQFNCGHPDTSEQTIDLSAATSTTPVDYPLSARLVPVSGGTTLLSQLTAGDFLSNTVFTITYQ, encoded by the coding sequence ATGAAAAAACAATTTTTGCGCGGGTTAATTTTTGGCGCACTGGCAACGATGGGTACGGGCGTTTCTACCCTGGCGCAGGCCGACGGCACGGCAAGCCTGGATTTAACCGTAGAGGCTAATATCACCGCCGGCACCTGTTCGGCATCGGTGGTTGACGGCGAGACCGCCACCGCTACGATTGGCCTGGGCAACGTGTACATCTCGGAAGTCTGGGCCAAAAGCAAATCAAAACCTTTTAGCCTGCGCTTTAGCGACTGCGCCGGGTTAAAAGATAAAACGGCAAAACTGCGGATTACTCCGTCAAATACCTTGTGCACCGGCGGAAGCTCCAACAATCCTGAGTTTGCCAACAACTCAGCGTCAGAAACCAAAGCGGCTAAAACCGGTATTGAAATATGGTCAACAGCAACGCCCGCTGGCTCAGGTAGCGTCCAGTTCAACTGCGGTCACCCTGATACAAGCGAGCAAACTATCGATCTCTCAGCCGCGACCTCTACTACGCCTGTCGATTATCCGTTAAGCGCGCGTCTGGTGCCGGTATCCGGGGGGACAACACTCCTTTCTCAACTGACTGCGGGTGATTTCCTGAGTAATACTGTTTTCACCATTACTTATCAGTAA
- a CDS encoding fimbrial protein has product MKRNKRFLAASVLAVLFPLTSQAETVNVDFTATVLGTTCNMTIAALDGSSVSGDATNGFKLTVGDVGLDKIVKKSAESQKNFKFVSSECAGSMTNIATSLATSASASGNFIKNESAETGAATNIGMGFKRKSASGETYLTPGSGTLNWTPEERTNNALEMTVALRELTDGAGTTGAFSAKATFTFTYQ; this is encoded by the coding sequence ATGAAAAGGAATAAGCGCTTTTTAGCTGCCTCCGTACTCGCGGTACTTTTTCCGCTGACCAGCCAGGCGGAAACAGTGAACGTCGACTTCACCGCGACCGTACTGGGCACCACCTGTAACATGACCATTGCCGCGCTGGATGGTTCATCCGTTTCCGGCGACGCCACCAACGGCTTTAAGTTAACGGTGGGCGACGTCGGTCTGGATAAGATCGTCAAAAAATCGGCGGAATCGCAGAAGAACTTTAAGTTTGTCTCCAGCGAATGTGCCGGCTCAATGACCAATATCGCCACCTCGCTGGCCACCTCGGCCTCCGCCAGCGGCAATTTTATTAAAAATGAATCCGCCGAAACCGGTGCGGCCACCAATATCGGTATGGGCTTTAAGCGTAAAAGCGCCAGCGGCGAAACCTATTTAACGCCGGGGTCCGGCACCCTCAACTGGACTCCTGAAGAGCGCACCAACAACGCCCTTGAAATGACCGTGGCGCTGCGTGAACTGACGGATGGCGCGGGCACCACCGGCGCATTCAGCGCCAAAGCGACCTTTACCTTCACTTATCAATAA